A single Chryseobacterium sp. DNA region contains:
- a CDS encoding M48 family metallopeptidase, with translation MKVTHLFGMGAIALSIVACTTNPITGRSSLQLANNSEILTMSAQEYKTTLSKGKVITGTADAKRVASVGSRIKNAAERYYQSIGRAADLASYNWEFNLLQSSELNAWCMPGGKVAVYTGILPITKDDNGLAVVMGHEVSHALAGHGNERISQAMVAQYGGAILGGTISNAQWANVFQTVYPIGSQVALLKYGRNQESEADEMGLYLMSMAGYDPRAAIPFWNRMEAASKGARQPEFLSTHPNPETRISDINKDLPKALEYYKAAGGKL, from the coding sequence ATGAAAGTTACACATCTATTTGGAATGGGAGCTATTGCTCTGTCGATTGTTGCCTGTACGACCAACCCTATTACAGGGCGGTCTTCTTTACAGCTGGCCAACAATTCGGAAATTTTAACAATGTCTGCGCAGGAATACAAAACGACATTGTCTAAAGGTAAAGTGATTACCGGTACGGCAGACGCCAAAAGAGTGGCAAGTGTAGGGAGCAGAATTAAAAACGCAGCAGAAAGATATTATCAGAGTATAGGAAGAGCAGCAGATCTTGCCAGCTATAACTGGGAATTCAATCTTCTGCAGAGCAGTGAGTTGAACGCATGGTGTATGCCTGGCGGTAAAGTAGCTGTTTACACAGGGATCCTGCCCATTACAAAAGATGATAACGGACTTGCTGTAGTAATGGGGCACGAAGTTTCCCACGCGTTGGCAGGACATGGAAATGAAAGGATCTCTCAGGCTATGGTAGCTCAGTATGGAGGGGCTATTCTTGGAGGGACTATTTCAAATGCACAGTGGGCAAATGTTTTCCAAACGGTTTACCCTATCGGCTCCCAGGTTGCTTTGCTTAAATATGGTAGAAACCAGGAGTCGGAGGCTGATGAGATGGGGCTGTATCTAATGTCTATGGCAGGATATGATCCCAGAGCCGCTATCCCTTTCTGGAACAGAATGGAAGCTGCCTCTAAAGGGGCAAGACAGCCGGAATTCCTTTCTACCCACCCGAATCCGGAAACAAGGATTTCAGATATTAATAAAGATCTTCCAAAAGCTTTAGAATACTATAAGGCTGCAGGAGGAAAATTATAG
- a CDS encoding DUF4251 domain-containing protein: MKKYISLLFVFGLLFFFQSCSSQGSLDPKTVDSLVNAQEFTFYAQRANPTNYDVINVMNSMPNSTATRMLNLDGNYTIEVSKDIMVVTLPYFGRVFNPSYGNPDQNSYRFTSKDFTINKSQSKKGNWTLKIKPKDVSNVNEINIEIFKTGKAFVSIGSNDRQPITYDGYVSKTAIKKDKE; the protein is encoded by the coding sequence ATGAAAAAGTATATTTCTCTCCTGTTTGTTTTTGGACTCCTGTTCTTTTTTCAGAGCTGCTCTTCACAGGGATCATTAGATCCAAAAACAGTGGATTCATTGGTGAATGCACAAGAATTTACATTCTATGCACAAAGGGCTAACCCTACCAATTATGATGTGATCAACGTGATGAATTCAATGCCGAATTCAACAGCTACCAGAATGCTGAATCTGGATGGAAATTATACAATTGAGGTAAGCAAAGATATAATGGTGGTTACCCTTCCTTATTTTGGAAGAGTATTCAATCCAAGCTACGGAAATCCGGATCAAAACAGTTACAGGTTTACTTCAAAAGATTTTACAATCAATAAATCTCAAAGTAAAAAAGGAAACTGGACCTTAAAGATCAAGCCTAAGGATGTAAGTAACGTTAATGAAATCAATATTGAGATCTTTAAAACAGGCAAAGCATTCGTTTCTATAGGAAGTAACGACAGGCAGCCTATCACTTATGACGGATATGTTTCAAAAACAGCAATAAAAAAGGATAAAGAATAA
- the meaB gene encoding methylmalonyl Co-A mutase-associated GTPase MeaB: MKFSTEELMEGIQSGNKRLIGKAITLVESKKTEHRVQAEELLKKIMPFTGRSIRVGVTGVPGAGKSTFIENFGRLAIAQGKKVAVLAIDPSSSINKGSILGDKTRMEELAKEENAFIRPSPSSGFLGGVANTTFETMMICEAAGYDYILIETVGVGQSEVLVADITDVFLFLKIIGGGDELQGIKRGIMEMVDLIFINKVDQDNLQKAKNTKLELKRALDFIPPKEKGWKIPVLLGSALHNEGLKEIYDTITVFIDLKKKTGRFDEIRTHQAEKRFEYWVQEYILALMKKSNAMEEAYLMHKKNASEMVSNPSTEAKLFVEKFLSKENNS, from the coding sequence ATGAAATTTTCTACAGAAGAGCTAATGGAAGGAATACAGTCAGGGAATAAACGTCTGATTGGAAAAGCTATTACATTAGTTGAAAGTAAAAAGACAGAGCATAGAGTACAGGCGGAAGAGCTTTTAAAAAAAATAATGCCTTTTACAGGAAGATCCATCAGGGTCGGAGTAACAGGAGTACCGGGAGCCGGAAAATCTACTTTTATTGAAAATTTCGGAAGACTGGCTATTGCACAAGGTAAAAAAGTGGCTGTTCTGGCTATTGATCCGAGCTCTTCTATTAATAAAGGAAGTATTCTCGGAGATAAAACCAGGATGGAAGAACTTGCAAAAGAAGAAAATGCTTTCATTCGCCCTTCTCCAAGTTCCGGATTTTTGGGAGGCGTTGCCAATACCACTTTTGAAACCATGATGATCTGCGAAGCAGCAGGCTATGACTACATATTGATCGAAACCGTTGGAGTAGGACAATCTGAAGTCCTTGTAGCCGATATTACCGATGTTTTCTTATTTCTAAAAATTATTGGCGGAGGAGATGAGCTTCAGGGAATAAAGCGGGGAATTATGGAAATGGTAGATCTTATTTTCATTAATAAAGTTGATCAGGATAATCTTCAGAAAGCAAAAAATACAAAACTAGAATTAAAACGTGCCCTGGATTTTATTCCTCCTAAAGAAAAAGGCTGGAAAATTCCTGTTTTGCTTGGATCTGCACTTCATAATGAAGGTCTGAAAGAAATATATGATACCATTACCGTATTCATTGATCTGAAAAAGAAAACCGGACGTTTTGATGAAATCCGTACCCATCAGGCAGAAAAGCGCTTTGAATACTGGGTTCAGGAATATATTTTAGCGCTGATGAAAAAGAGTAATGCTATGGAGGAAGCTTATCTTATGCACAAAAAAAATGCTTCAGAAATGGTTTCCAATCCAAGTACTGAAGCCAAATTATTTGTTGAAAAGTTTTTATCTAAGGAGAATAACAGCTAA
- a CDS encoding cytochrome C, which translates to MKKLIAAASFTSILLVSCTPKASTSTAPVGSSTSTAEQIAQGKTIFENSCGRCHKLPDPASHNPVQWVGIMNAMAPKAKLNDDQHQWVYDYIVSVKK; encoded by the coding sequence ATGAAAAAACTCATCGCTGCGGCATCATTCACTTCCATTCTGTTAGTTTCCTGTACTCCGAAGGCTTCTACCTCTACCGCTCCTGTGGGTTCTTCAACCTCAACAGCAGAGCAGATCGCTCAAGGAAAAACCATTTTTGAAAACTCATGTGGAAGATGTCATAAATTGCCTGACCCTGCATCCCATAATCCTGTGCAATGGGTAGGAATTATGAACGCAATGGCGCCAAAAGCAAAATTAAATGATGATCAGCATCAATGGGTTTACGATTATATAGTTTCTGTAAAAAAATAA
- a CDS encoding c-type cytochrome, with product MKKLILSSIAGSALLLSCGPKSTAVTGPKYTSSEQLAQGKTIFENSCTKCHKLPEPTKHDNQGWINTLSRMAPRAKLSDDQHQMVYDYLISVNKK from the coding sequence ATGAAAAAATTAATTTTAAGTAGTATTGCAGGCTCAGCACTTCTTTTGTCCTGCGGCCCAAAAAGTACAGCCGTAACCGGCCCTAAGTACACTTCCAGCGAGCAATTGGCCCAGGGGAAAACCATTTTTGAAAACTCCTGTACTAAATGCCATAAGCTCCCTGAACCGACAAAGCATGATAATCAGGGATGGATCAACACGCTTAGTAGAATGGCACCCAGAGCTAAACTGAGTGATGACCAACATCAAATGGTTTATGATTACCTGATTTCAGTGAATAAAAAATAA